One genomic segment of Salinigranum rubrum includes these proteins:
- the aglJ gene encoding S-layer glycoprotein N-glycosyltransferase AglJ has product MPQRDDVCVLVPTLDEAETIGDVVRGYREEGFETVLVVDGGSTDRTEEVATEAGARVVTQSGTGKGQAVREAVSEHISAPYVLMVDGDGTYLPSDAEAMLRPLDEGYEHVIGDRFADMHDGAMTRLNRVGNRLFNRAFAFIHGTDFGDILSGYRAFSRASFERMTLAAQGFGIETEMAVECAKHRIDTAVVPITYLPRPSGSNTNLSPLRDGSIILLELYRRAKTNNPLFYFGSVGFVSTAIGLGIAIWVGVEWVTRSISHEVMAVVAASGILFGVQLLMFGVLSDLIFSLHREQMRRLDRLEDERANE; this is encoded by the coding sequence ATGCCACAGCGTGACGACGTCTGCGTCCTCGTGCCGACGCTCGACGAGGCAGAGACCATCGGCGATGTCGTCCGTGGCTACCGCGAGGAGGGGTTCGAGACCGTCCTCGTCGTCGACGGCGGCTCGACGGACCGGACCGAAGAAGTCGCCACCGAGGCGGGCGCACGCGTCGTCACGCAGTCGGGAACCGGCAAAGGACAGGCCGTCCGGGAAGCCGTCTCAGAACACATCTCGGCTCCGTACGTCCTCATGGTCGACGGCGACGGGACGTACCTGCCGTCGGACGCCGAGGCGATGCTCCGCCCTCTCGACGAGGGGTACGAACACGTCATCGGCGACCGCTTCGCCGACATGCACGACGGGGCGATGACGCGGCTCAACCGCGTCGGGAACCGGCTGTTCAACCGCGCCTTCGCGTTCATCCACGGGACCGACTTCGGCGACATCCTCTCGGGGTACCGGGCCTTCTCGCGCGCGTCGTTCGAGCGGATGACGCTCGCCGCGCAGGGGTTCGGCATCGAGACGGAGATGGCCGTCGAGTGCGCGAAACACCGGATCGACACCGCTGTCGTCCCCATCACCTACCTCCCGCGCCCGTCGGGGTCGAACACGAACCTCAGCCCGCTCCGCGACGGGAGCATCATCCTCCTCGAACTGTACCGCCGGGCGAAGACGAACAACCCCCTCTTTTACTTCGGCAGCGTCGGCTTCGTCTCGACCGCCATCGGCCTCGGCATCGCCATCTGGGTCGGCGTCGAGTGGGTCACCCGAAGTATCTCCCACGAGGTGATGGCGGTCGTCGCCGCCTCGGGCATTCTCTTCGGCGTCCAGTTGCTGATGTTCGGCGTGCTCTCGGACCTCATCTTCTCGCTTCACAGGGAACAGATGCGGCGGCTCGACCGGCTCGAAGACGAGCGCGCGAACGAGTGA